A single region of the Saprospiraceae bacterium genome encodes:
- the ricT gene encoding regulatory iron-sulfur-containing complex subunit RicT translates to MGCLGCSVGIENGQPKGCKSNGGCGSGGCNRMNTYDWISTMDMEDADPFELVEVNFKNGSRKAFYRNEGNPRAITGDMVVVETGTGFDIGKVSLSGELVRLQMKKKRVDEESVMYGIIRLANERDMERLDEARKQERHTMVRARAISRTLDLDMKIGDVEYQGDKRKATFYYTADGRVDFRELIRHFAKEFRVKIEMRQIGARQESARIGGLGSCGRELCCSTWLTDFKSVSTSAARYQNLAINQSKLSGQCGRLKCCLNYELDAYLDALDSFPKNVDKIETTLGNATLIKTDIFKGLLFYAYHVENQRGRIVSLTVDKVKDLQLRQRAGEKIYDLSELEIAKTIESESMDYEDVTGAIELPPEEKKKRGKKRRPNGGKTGNQLARGGNNSRPAKNERPSSAPPKPPGVKPEEKAKPGGNNKNKRRGKGPRKNNNNANKK, encoded by the coding sequence ATGGGATGTTTAGGATGTTCTGTAGGTATAGAAAATGGACAGCCAAAAGGTTGCAAAAGTAATGGTGGCTGTGGATCAGGGGGATGTAATAGAATGAATACATATGATTGGATTTCCACCATGGATATGGAGGATGCTGATCCGTTCGAACTGGTTGAAGTAAATTTTAAGAATGGTTCCAGAAAGGCCTTCTATCGAAATGAAGGAAACCCTAGGGCGATTACAGGTGACATGGTGGTCGTCGAAACGGGAACTGGCTTTGATATCGGAAAGGTAAGTTTATCTGGCGAACTTGTCCGCCTCCAAATGAAGAAAAAAAGAGTGGATGAGGAGAGTGTCATGTATGGCATTATTCGCCTGGCAAATGAGCGAGACATGGAGAGGCTAGACGAAGCCCGTAAGCAAGAACGCCACACTATGGTCCGCGCTAGAGCGATCTCTCGTACCCTCGACCTCGACATGAAAATTGGCGATGTCGAATACCAGGGCGATAAAAGAAAAGCAACTTTTTATTATACGGCGGATGGCCGGGTTGATTTCAGGGAGCTTATTCGACACTTTGCAAAAGAATTTAGGGTTAAAATTGAAATGCGCCAGATTGGCGCCAGACAAGAATCTGCGCGGATAGGCGGGTTGGGCTCTTGTGGTAGAGAACTATGTTGCTCTACCTGGTTGACCGACTTTAAATCGGTGTCTACTTCTGCCGCCAGGTACCAGAACCTCGCGATTAACCAATCCAAATTGTCAGGCCAGTGCGGACGCCTTAAATGTTGCTTGAATTACGAACTAGATGCATATCTCGATGCGCTAGATTCTTTCCCGAAAAACGTTGATAAGATCGAGACCACACTTGGAAACGCCACCTTGATTAAGACTGATATTTTCAAGGGTTTGCTCTTTTATGCCTATCATGTTGAGAACCAAAGGGGGCGCATCGTTTCTCTTACTGTCGATAAAGTAAAAGACCTACAATTACGTCAAAGGGCTGGCGAAAAAATATACGACCTTAGTGAGTTGGAGATCGCAAAAACGATAGAATCGGAAAGCATGGATTATGAGGATGTAACCGGTGCGATCGAATTGCCCCCGGAGGAGAAAAAGAAACGAGGGAAAAAACGTAGACCCAATGGTGGAAAAACGGGAAACCAATTAGCCAGGGGAGGGAATAATTCTCGCCCGGCTAAAAATGAAAGACCGTCGTCGGCTCCCCCCAAACCTCCTGGTGTTAAACCAGAAGAAAAAGCGAAGCCAGGTGGAAACAATAAAAATAAGCGGAGA
- a CDS encoding GNAT family N-acetyltransferase, whose product MKAYISPDMQEKIDFYRSMRRPEAIPFFNFPAIPPSQRLTYIPLGYENFEVLFDLFKADDNRFVNPEFKDKERIGIYVVGLKEFAKYSPKRGAHDWILYHEEVPVGILHLYDFSKEKHGGKHQKCTIGFAIAKPYRRLGFGAEAIAQGINYIFSNFESVNCIMAYTYLDNEASIGILTKLGFLPNTSDYSHHSRYAFFEKFRQILSE is encoded by the coding sequence ATGAAGGCTTACATCAGCCCCGATATGCAGGAAAAAATTGACTTTTATCGGTCCATGCGGAGACCCGAAGCAATACCTTTTTTTAATTTCCCTGCCATCCCGCCTTCCCAACGTTTAACGTATATACCCCTAGGGTACGAAAATTTTGAAGTATTGTTCGATCTTTTCAAAGCGGATGACAATCGTTTTGTGAATCCAGAATTTAAAGACAAGGAACGAATTGGCATTTATGTGGTTGGATTGAAAGAATTTGCCAAGTATTCCCCCAAAAGAGGTGCACATGACTGGATTTTATACCACGAAGAAGTACCTGTTGGCATTTTGCACCTCTATGATTTTAGCAAGGAAAAACACGGTGGAAAACACCAAAAATGTACCATTGGCTTTGCCATTGCCAAACCCTACCGCCGACTCGGCTTTGGTGCAGAAGCGATTGCACAAGGCATAAATTATATTTTTTCCAACTTTGAAAGTGTCAATTGCATTATGGCTTACACCTATCTGGATAATGAGGCATCTATCGGCATTCTAACAAAATTGGGTTTCCTACCCAATACCAGCGATTATTCACATCATTCTCGATATGCATTTTTTGAAAAATTCAGGCAAATCCTTTCAGAATGA
- a CDS encoding glutathione peroxidase, producing MSTIHQFKVAGIGGEEIDFSAFKGKKIMVVNVASACGYTPQYQQLQELHEEFNDKLVIIGFPCNDFGGQEPGSAAQIQAFCSLNYGVTFPLTEKINIKGESVHPIYCWLLHKVHNEVMDTEVNWNFCKHLLDEKGHLIRFFPSAISPFDEVILDWLHT from the coding sequence GTGAGTACAATTCACCAATTTAAGGTAGCGGGTATCGGCGGAGAGGAAATTGATTTTTCTGCCTTTAAAGGCAAAAAGATAATGGTGGTAAATGTAGCCTCAGCATGTGGTTATACACCCCAATATCAACAACTGCAAGAACTCCATGAGGAGTTTAATGATAAACTGGTCATTATTGGCTTTCCATGTAATGATTTTGGAGGCCAAGAGCCTGGCTCAGCAGCACAAATACAGGCTTTTTGTAGCTTGAATTACGGTGTGACCTTCCCCTTAACCGAGAAAATAAATATTAAAGGGGAATCCGTTCATCCCATATATTGTTGGCTGCTTCATAAAGTGCATAATGAAGTAATGGACACAGAAGTTAATTGGAATTTTTGTAAACATTTACTTGATGAAAAAGGCCATTTAATTCGTTTTTTCCCTTCCGCTATCAGTCCTTTTGATGAAGTAATTCTCGACTGGCTGCATACCTAA